CGTATCTTTGCCTGCACCGTTCAAGGATTCAAGAGTTTGGGCAACGGCGGCTATGACTTCATTCGCTCCAGAGGCTATACCGCACGTTGCCGAACCTATCATAATCTTGAGCCGGGAAGGATGTATTCTGGAAGCGCCTTCGAGCGCAAACCGTTCAAGATCGGCGAGCGTTTTTATCACCCGCGTTCCCCGGATTCTTTTGAATACTGTTCGAGAAGCTTTGGGACGCCATCCTGCTTTACGTATGCATGGGTCTCCTCGTCCACCATTACTGCAGGCGCAATTGAGCAGCAGCCTATGCAGCGCACGCCCTGAAGCGTGAACTGACCGTCCTTCGTGGTTTCATCCTGTTCGATGCCGAGTTCGCGCTTGAAGCGATCCATTACGAGCCCGGCGCCTTTTACATGGCAGGCGGTTCCCAGGCATACGTTCACTATATGTTTTCCCTTAGGTTTTAAGGAAAAAGCGGAATAAAAGGTCGCCACGTGATAAACCTGTGATAAGGGCACCCCAAGTCTTGCAGCAACCTGACGCATTGCGTGTTCCGGAAGATAATGATACTTGGCTTGCAGTTCCTGCAAAGCGGCAATAACATGCTCAGAGACTGCACCTGCACCCTGCTCCTGCACTTCAAGAGGAAGCTCTATGTGCCTTGAGGTCAATTCTTTCAAGACACGATAGGTTGCTTCACTTACTAATCCAGAATCTTCCTTCATAGCAATTTATAAACTCCTTAAGTTCAGAGATTAGGTGTTTCCAAAGCTTAACGAAACTAATAAGGCGAATTATAAAAAGATAGCTAAGATTGTCAAGGAATTATTCGAAGATGCTTATCCAGGATACGGAATTATTTAAGATTGCAGCGATCTGTATACTCTTCGGGTGCAGGCACTTCCCCAAGGCTTTCCTTTAGTTTTTTGTAACATTCCGGACACAAAGGAACAGGCATATCGCATTCATTCAGAAGCTGTTCGTCTATCTCTTTCCCGCATGAAATACAGGTTTTTTCAGACATCTAAACCTCCTATATCTTACGCCCTCTTACACGTCTTGATTATGAAAAGAATTGGTTCACTGTCAATAAGGAATATTACCTATCTTTTATAAGGAAGTGTATGCAGTTAAGCCACTAAAGCTACAGATTATCTGAGGTTGCAGCGATCGTTGTA
Above is a genomic segment from bacterium containing:
- the nuoE gene encoding NADH-quinone oxidoreductase subunit NuoE, coding for MKEDSGLVSEATYRVLKELTSRHIELPLEVQEQGAGAVSEHVIAALQELQAKYHYLPEHAMRQVAARLGVPLSQVYHVATFYSAFSLKPKGKHIVNVCLGTACHVKGAGLVMDRFKRELGIEQDETTKDGQFTLQGVRCIGCCSIAPAVMVDEETHAYVKQDGVPKLLEQYSKESGERG